One stretch of Armigeres subalbatus isolate Guangzhou_Male chromosome 2, GZ_Asu_2, whole genome shotgun sequence DNA includes these proteins:
- the LOC134217924 gene encoding uncharacterized protein LOC134217924: MSMRLVLITLAVLVCAAAVGGSPLPFDSSSQSQESGEFIESLERQCLLRTGSADTFEQLVVGFAFVPICIAGHLDFDGLNSDLGGLDETNRVQFFDTYCPQVNQSLQCINPVLGQLRKCFEGEELGVLDILINMLPEAVNLICKDHGEIFFRLEGPEYEKCMQNFEGYAVECSGKISNATEALDLSKFGEEHCRELSDFRTCIADKLEICKAPGIIDLFDLFYKPVVKSTSCVKYINLDERNAVETNEI; encoded by the exons ATGTCCATGAGGTTGGTACTGATTACGCTGGCTGTTCTCGTTTGCG CAGCCGCAGTGGGTGGATCTCCGCTGCCCTTCGATAGTTCCTCGCAATCGCAGGAAAGCGGGGAGTTCATCGAATCCCTTGAGAGACAATGTTTACTGCGTACCGGTTCCGCCGATACGTTTGAACAGTTGGTGGTCGGATTTGCTTTCGTTCCGATTTGCATCGCCGGGCATCTCGATTTCGATGGACTCAACAGTGATCTCGGCGGACTGGACGAAACCAACCGAGTTCAGTTCTTCGATACGTACTGTCCTCAGGTGAACCAGTCCTTGCAGTGTATCAATCCGGTGTTGGGACAGCTGCGAAAATGTTTCGAGGGCGAAGAGTTGGGAGTTTTGGACATTCTCATTAACATGTTACCGGAGGCGGTGAATCTGATCTGCAAGGATCACGGAGAGATCTTCTTCA GACTCGAGGGACCAGAATATGAAAAATGCATGCAGAATTTCGAAGGCTATGCGGTGGAATGCTCTGGCAAAATCTCAAACGCCACCGAAGCCCTAGATCTGTCCAAGTTTGGTGAGGAGCATTGCCGTGAATTGAGCGATTTCCGCACTTGTATTGCAGATAAACTCGAAATCTGTAAGGCACCCGGCATAATTGACCTATTTGACCTGTTCTACAAACCGGTGGTGAAAAGCACTTCTTGTGTGAAg TATATCAACCTGGATGAAAGAAACGCTGTAGAGACTAATGAAAtataa
- the LOC134217926 gene encoding uncharacterized protein LOC134217926, with protein sequence MRFYLAPLVFAALSIGIYDCKPTSEESNELNASEERNAIEQLKEHFEDACIRNSRSTVTYAEVMEAVSETTACFGANVDYGEFLADWRRLNSDTRGVFFAKYCPLIKNTTSVCLEPVEELSKLCMDPGAQRVEAPDFPLYLLPKVVDLVCQGNGAILFANSDSDERPTSCFENYFSYIQRCMKNFVSETGAKSRQDYGELECRVLQKSRECVQKKLSDCGNAGLIQVFDVPYQTIVQETKCRHFI encoded by the exons ATGCGATTTTACTTGGCACCACTCGTTTTTGCCGCGTTGTCAATCG GCATCTATGATTGCAAACCCACTTCGGAGGAATCCAACGAATTAAACGCCTCCGAAGAACGGAATGCCATAGAGCAACTGAAGGAGCACTTCGAGGATGCGTGCATCCGGAATAGCAGATCGACGGTAACCTACGCCGAAGTTATGGAGGCTGTCTCCGAAACGACCGCCTGTTTTGGCGCCAACGTAGATTACGGAGAGTTCCTTGCTGACTGGCGAAGGCTGAACTCTGACACACGGGGGGTGTTCTTTGCCAAATATTGTCCATTGATTAAAAATACCACGTCAGTATGTCTGGAACCGGTGGAAGAGCTCAGCAAATTGTGCATGGATCCGGGAGCTCAACGCGTCGAGGCTCCAGATTTTCCACTGTACCTGTTGCCCAAGGTGGTGGACTTGGTTTGTCAGGGAAATGGTGCTATTCTGTTCG CCAACAGTGACAGTGACGAGCGACCAACGAGTTGTTTCGAAAACTACTTCAGCTACATACAGCGGTGCATGAAGAACTTCGTCAGTGAAACCGGTGCAAAAAGTCGTCAGGACTATGGCGAGTTGGAGTGCAG AGTTTTGCAAAAGTCACGGGAATGTGTGCAGAAAAAGCTGTCCGATTGCGGCAACGCAGGGTTGATTCAAGTGTTTGACGTGCCGTACCAAACAATTGTACAGGAAACCAAGTGCCGACAC TTCATATGA